The genomic segment CTCGCTGCCGAGCCCGAGCCGGACTTCGCCGACGACCAGCAGCGCACCGAGCCCGACGAGCAGCAGCACCCCGAGACCGAGCAGCAGACCGCTCAGTCCCTCGTCGAGCAGGTCCACGGCACGGACGAGGAGGTACGCCGACACCGTCGCGAGCACGGCGACGAGCAGCAGAGCCGCGACGCGCGCTCTCACAGGTCGAGCAGGGCCTCGAGCCCGACCGTCACCCCGGGCCGGGACGCGACCTGGCGGACGCCGAGCAGGACGCCGGGCATGAACGACGCCCGGTCGTAGGAGTCGTGACGGATCGTCAGGCTCTCGCCGCTGCCCCCGAGCAGGACCTCCTGGTGGGCGACGAGCCCGGCGAGCCGGACGGCGTGGACGCGCACCCCGTCGACGTCGGCGCCGCGGGCCCCAGCGAGCTCCTGCGTGGTCGCGTCGGGCATCGGCGCGCAGCCGGCCTCCCGACGGGCGGCGGCGACCATCTCGGCGGTGCGGCGGGCGGTGCCGCTGGGGGCGTCGGCCTTGCCGGGGTGGTGAAGCTCGACGACCTCGACGGAGTCGAAGAAGCGGGCGGCCTGCGCGGCGAAGCCCATCATGAGCACGGCAGCGATCCCGAAGTTCGGCGCGACGAGGACGCCGACGCCGGTGCCCTCGACGAGGTCGCGCAGCTCGGTCAGGCGCGCGTCGTCGAAGCCGGTGGTCCCGACGACCGCGTGCACGCCCGCCTCGACGCACGCGCGCAGGTTGGCCATGACGGCGTCCGGGTGGGTGAAGTCGACGGCGACGTCGGCGCCGGACAGGTCGAGGTCGTCACCGACGTCGAAGGCGCCGGCGAGGGAGAGGTCGGGTGCGCCCTCGACGGCGCGGACCACCTCGGAGCCCATCCGGCCGCGGGCACCCAGCACGGCGACACGCACGGTCACGAGGCAGCTCCCGAGGGGTCGGAGTCGAAGGGCCCGATCACGCCGAGCGCCATCGGGCGGGCCAGCACATCACGGGCGACCTCCAGGACGTCGTCCGGGGTGACCGCGTCGATGCGGGCGAGCAGGTCGTCGACGCCGAGCAGCTCCTCGTGGACGAGCTCGCCCTTGCCGAGCCGGCTCATCCGCGAGCCGCTGTCCTCGAGGCCGAGCACGAGGCTCCCCCGCAGCTGGCCCTGCGCGCGCGCGACCTCGGCGTCGGTGAGGCCCTTCTCCGCGACCGAGGCGAGCTCGGCCCGGCACAGCTCGAGGACCTCGTCGACCTTGCCGGGCGCGCACCCGGCGTAGACGCCGAAGTCACCGGTGTCGGAGTAGGCCGAGGTGAAGGTGTAGACGGAGTAGGCCAGCCCGCGCTTCTCCCGGACCTCCTGGAACAGCCGCGACGACATGCCGCCGCCGAGGGTGGTCGACAGGACCGAGAGCGCGAAGCGGCGCGGGTCGTCGTGCGACAGCCCGCGGGTGCCGAGCACGACGTGGGCCTGCTCGGTCGGTCGCACCTGGGTCAGCACCCGGCTGTGGGTGGGCGGTGCGTCACCGGCGCGGCGGCGCGGGGCCGGCTGCCGGTCGCCGGCAAGCAGCGGCCCGAAAGCGCGCTCGACCTGGCGGACGACGGTGGCGTGGTCGAGGCCGCCCGCCGCGGTCACGACCAGGGTGTCGGGGGTGTAGCGGTCGGCGTAGAAGCCCGCGATCGTGTCGCGGGGCAGCGCCTCGATCGACTCGACGGTGCCGATGACCGGCCGACCCAGCGGGTGGTCGTCCCACAGCGCCGCGGCGAAGGCGTCGTGGACGACGTCACCGGGGTCGTCGTCGTGCATGGCGATCTCCTCGAGGATCACGCCCCGCTCCGACTCGACGTCGGCGGCGGCGATGAGCGAGGACGTGACGAGGTCGCTGACCACGTCGATCGCGAGCGGCAGGTCGGTGTCGAGGACCCGCGCGTAGTAGCAGGTGTACTCCTTCGCGGTGAAGGCGTTCATCTCGCCGCCGACCGCGTCCATCACCGCCGCGATCTCCATCGCGTCTCGACGGCGGGTGCCCTTGAAGAGCAGATGCTCGAGGAAGTGCGAGCAGCCGGCCTCGGCGAGCGACTCGTCACGCGAGCCGACGCCGGCCCAGATGCCGAACGACGCCGAGCGCACGCCCGGCATCTGCTCGGTGAGGACGCGCAGCCCGCCCGGCAGGACGGTGCGGCGGACGATGCCGCCGTCCGTCCCGCCGGGCAGAGCGCGCGTGGAGCCTGCCGGAGGGAGGCCCGACAAGGAGGGGGTTCCTACTCGGCGGACGCGTCGGCCGGCGCCTCGGCAGCAGCCGGGGCGTCGGAGTTGTCGACCGGCGTGAGGCTGATCTTGCCGCGCTGGTCGATCTCGGTGATCTCGACCTGCAGCTTGTCGCCGACGTTGACGACGTCCTCGACCTTGCCGACGCGCTTGCCGTTGCCCAGCTTGGAGATGTGGACGAGGCCGTCCTTGCCGGGGAGCAGGCTGACGAAGGCGCCGAAGGCGGCGGTCTTGACGACCGTGCCGAGGAAGCGCTCGCCGACCTTGGGCATCGTCGGGTTGGCGATCATGTTGATGACCGCGAGGGCGGCCTCGGCCGCCGAGCCGCTCGTCGCGCCGATGTAGATCGTGCCGTCGTCCTCGACGGTGATGTCGGCGCCCGTGTCGGCCTGGATGGTGTTGATCATCTTGCCCTTCGGGCCGATGACCTCACCGATCTTGTCGACGGGGATCTTCACGGTGAGCACGCGCGGGGCGTAGGGCGACATCTCGTCGGGCTCGTCGATCGCCTCGTTCATGACCTCGAGGATCGCGAGGCGGGCGGTGCGGGCCTGCTGCAGGGCGGCGGCCAGGACCGACGACGGGATGCCGTCGAGCTTGGTGTCGAGCTGCAGCGCGGTGACGAACTGCGGGGTGCCGGCGACCTTGAAGTCCATGTCGCCGAACGCGTCCTCGGCGCCGAGGATGTCGGTCAGGGTGGCGTACTCGCCGCCCTCGTAGATGAGGCCCATCGCGATGCCGGCGACGGGGGCCTTGAGGGGCACACCGGCGTTGAGCAGCGACATCGTGGACGCGCAGACCGAGCCCATCGAGGTCGAGCCGTTGGACGACAGCGCCTCGGAGACCTGACGGATCGCGTAGGGGAAGTCGGCCTTGCTCGGCAGCACCGGCAGCAGGGCGCGCTCGGCGAGCGCGCCGTGGCCGATCTCGCGGCGCTTGGGCGAGCCCACGCGGCCGGTCTCGCCGGTGGAGTACGGCGGGAAGTTGTAGTGGTGCATGTAGCGCTTGCGGTTGTCCGGGTTGAGCGTGTCGACCATCTGCTCCATGCGGGCCATGTTGAGCGTGGTGACACCCATGATCTGGGTCTCGCCGCGCTCGAACAGCGCCGAGCCGTGGACGCGGGGCAGGACCTCGACCTCGGCCGCGAGCTGACGGATGTCCTCGAGGCCACGGCCGTCGATGCGGACCTTGTCCTTGACGACCCGGCGGCGCACCAGCGCCTTGTTGAGCGAGCGGAAGGCGGCCTTGAGCTCGCCCCCGCGACCCTCGAACTTCTCGGAGAGGGCGGCGACCGTCTCGTCGCGGAGCGCGTCGGTGGCGCTCTCGCGCTCCTGCTTGCCGACGATCGACATGATCTCGCTGAGCTTGGCCTCGGCGGCGTCGGTGACGGCCTGCAGCGCGTCGTCTTCGTAGTCGAGGAAGACGGGGAACTCGAGAGGCTCGTTGGGCGCCTTCGCCTTGAGCTCGAGCTGCGCCTTGCAGACCGCAGCGATCGCGGGCTTGGCGGCCTCGAGGCCGGCGGCGACGACGGCCTCGGTCGGGGCCGTGCCACCGCCGTTGATGACCTCGAAGACGTCGGGGGTGGCCTCCGCCTCGACCATCATGATCGCGACGTCGCCGTCGTCGAGCATGCGGCCCGCGACGACCATGTCGAAGGTCGCGTCCTTGAGCTCGGAGTGCGTCGGGAAGGCGATCCACTCACCGTTGACGCACGCGACGCGGGTGGCGCCGACCGGGCCGGTGAAGGGCAGGCCGGACAGCAGCACCGAGCAGGCGGCCGAGTTGATGGCGAGCACGTCGTAGAGGTGGTCGGGGTCCAGGGACAGCACCGTGGAGACGACCTGGACCTCGTTGCGCAGGCCCTTCTTGAACGACGGGCGCAGCGGCCGGTCGGTCAGGCGGCAGGTGAGGATGGCGTCCTCGGAGGGACGGCCCTCACGCCGGAAGAACGAGCCGGGGATCTTGCCCGCGGCGTACATCCGCTCCTCGACGTCGATCGTCAAGGGGAAGAAGTCGAGGTTCTCCTTGGGCCGCTTGGACGCGGTCGCCGCGGACAGGACGAGGGTGTCGCCCTGGTAGATCGTGACCGAGCCGGCGGCCTGCTTGGCCAGGCGGCCGGTCTCGAAGCGAAGCGTGCGCGTCGCGCCGCCCGGGTTGCTGATGACGGCCTCGGTGAACTCGCTGCCGTAGATGTTGCTCTCGCCCTCCAACGGGCTCTCCTCTTCACTGCGTGCCGCGAGGGGCGAGGAGGCAGAGCCGGTCTTCAGTGGAGGCGGCCGGTCCCCTGCGTCTGCAGCGGCTCCGGCGGCCACTCCCGAGGACCGGGTCCGGTCCTTCCCGTCGTGGCGGACGGGGTTCGTCGCGAGGTGGTCCCTCGACGACGAGAGGGGAGCGCCCGGGTGGGCACTCCCCTTCGAGCGTCTAGCGGCGCAGACCGAGCTTCTCGATGAGAGCGCGGTAGCGCGTGATGTCGGTCTTCTCGAGGTACTTGAGCAGACGGCGCCGACGGCCGACGAGCTGGAGCAGACCACGACGGGTGTGGTGGTCGTGCTTGTGCTGCTTGAGGTGCTCGGTGAGATCGCTGATGCGCTTGGTCAGCAGCGCGACCTGCACCTCGGGCGAACCGGTGTCGTTGGCCACGGTGGCGTGCTCAGCCATGATCGCGGTCTTGGTAGCGGTGTCGAGTGCCACGGGGGTGTTTCCTCCGGTCCGGTGTGCGCGCCCTAGGTCTTCTGCACCAGGGCAGGTGAACGCACCGCCGGGTCCACCGGCGTGCCACCAGCCTAGCAGCGCGCCGCGTGGGGCCGGCTCACACCGCGATGTGCTCGATCACCTCGGCCGCGGCGTCACCGGCGAACAGGTAGTCGAGGTAGCGCAGCAGCTCGTCGGCGTCGAAGGGCTTGGCGAGGAAGTAGTCGACGCCCTCGGTCCAGGCCTGCCAGGCCTGCGCGTCGTCGGCCGCAGCCGTGAGCATGACGACCGGCAGGTCCGGCCCACCGTCGGCGGCGCGGATGCGCTGCAGCACCGCGTGGCCGTCGAGCCCGGGCATCATCACGTCGAGCACGACGCAGTCGGGGCGCTGGGCCTCGATGGCGCGCAGCCCGGCGAAGCCGTCCTCGGCGGTGCGGACGTCGTAGCCCTCGATGCCGAGCACGTCGGTGACGAGCGCGCGGATGACGGGGTCGTCGTCGATGACCAGGATCGTGGGCACGTGAGCCTCCTTCTTCACGATGTCCTTCGGCGCTCGCGCGCGCCCGGCAGGTCACACAGACGGGTGAACGATCTCCCGGGTCCGCGCCACGTCGACCGCCATCTGGTCGAGCAGCGGCTGCAGGGTGTCGTAGCGGACCGTGTCGCGCAGCCGCGCGGTGAACGACAGGCCGACGTGCTCGCCGTAGAGGTCGCCGTCGAAGTCGAGGACGTAGGCCTCCACCCGCCGCTCGGTGCCGGCGAAGGTCGGGTTGGTCCCGATGGAGATGGCGGCGACGTGGACGGTGCCGTCGCGCCGGACGAGCCGACCGGCGTAGATCCCGTCCGCGGGGACGGCGGCGAAGGCCGCCGGCTCGAGGTTGGCGGTCGGGTAGCCGATCTCGCGGCCGCGCTGGTCGCCGCGCACGACGACGCCCTCGATGCGGTGCTCGCGCCCGAGCGCGGCGTTGGCCGAGGCGATGTCACCCGCAGCGACGCAGGCCCGGACGTAGGTCGAGCTCCACGTCGTGTCGCCGTCGCCCTCGAGCTCCACCGCCTCGACGGTGAAGCCGAAGCGCCGACCGTCGGCCGTCAGCGAGTCGATGTCACCGGCCACCTTATGGCCGTAGCGGAAGTTGCGGCCGACCACGACGCACTTGGCGTGCAGGCGCTCCACGAGCACCTCGTGGACGAACTCCGCCGGCGACTGCGCCGCGAAGGCCGCGGTGAAGGGCACGACGAGCACGACGTCGGCGCCGCACGCCTCGACGAGGTCGGCGCGGTAGCGCTGGCTGGTCAGCACCGCCGGGTGGGTGCCCGGGCGGATGACCTCGCTCGGGTGCGGGTCGAAGGTCATGACCACAGCAGGTACGCCGAGCTCGCGGGCGCGCGCGACCGCCTTCGCGATGATCCGCTGGTGGCCGAAGTGCACGCCGTCGAAGACGCCGATCGTCACCACGCACCGCCCCCAGCTGCCGGGGACCTGCTCGACACCTCGCCACCTCTGCACGAGGTCAGCCTAGTGAGGGTCGTCTGTCCCGGCTGGGCGGAAGACGACGACGGCGCGGGCGGCGTCGTCGCGGTCCTCGACGAGGGCGACGCAGCGGCCCTCGGGGTCGAAGGCGCCGACCGTGCCCGGCGCCCCGGTCGCGGCGAGCTTCTTGCCGTAGGACAGGGCGACCGCCTCGTCGATGTCGAGGTCGCGGCGCGGGAAGGAGGCTGCGACGGCGTCGTCGAGCAGCACGACGTCGAGCCCCTCGGCCGCCTGCTCGAGGGTCTGCGCGCGGTCGAGTCCGAACGGCCCGACGCGGGTCCGTCGCAGCGCCGTGAGGTGGCCGCCGACCCCGAGCGCGGTGCCGAGGTCGCGGGCGAGCGCCCGGACGTAGGTGCCGCTGCTGACCGTGACCGCGACGTCGAGGTCGCTCCCCCGGCGCTCGAGGACCTCGAAGCGCGACACCGTCACCGTCCGGGCCTTCAGCACGACGTCCTCACCGGAGCGCACCCGCGCGTAGGACCGCACCCCGTCGACCTTCACGGCCGACACCGACGACGGCACCTGCTCGATCGTGCCGGTCAGGGCCGCGACAGCGGCGCTGACGGCCTCGTCGGTCACCGCAGTCGCGTCGCACTCCTCCACGACGTCGCCCTCGGCGTCGTCGGTGACGGTGGTCTGCCCGAGCCGGATCGTCGCGGTGTAGTCCTTGTCCGACAGCGCGAGGTGGCCGAGCAGCCGGGTCGCCCGGCCGATGCCGAGCACCAGCACGCCGGTCGCCATCGGATCGAGCGTGCCGGCGTGGCCGACCTTGCGGGTCTGCGCGAGCCGCCGCGTCCGGCCGACCACGTCGTGGCTGGTCCAGCCCGACGGCTTGTCGACCACGAGCAGCCCGTCGGGCGCGGTCACGCCGGCAGGCGGGGGGCGTCGGCCAGGCGCGCGCGCAGCAGCTCCAGCGTGGCGAGAGGTTCGTCGTACGACGTGAAACCCGCCGCGAAGCGGTGGCCACCCCCACCGAAGGACGCGCAGACGGCGCCGACGTCGACCTGGCCCTTGCTGCGCGTGGAGATGCGCCAGGCGCTGCGGTCGGGCTCC from the Mycobacteriales bacterium genome contains:
- the dapB gene encoding 4-hydroxy-tetrahydrodipicolinate reductase, with protein sequence MTVRVAVLGARGRMGSEVVRAVEGAPDLSLAGAFDVGDDLDLSGADVAVDFTHPDAVMANLRACVEAGVHAVVGTTGFDDARLTELRDLVEGTGVGVLVAPNFGIAAVLMMGFAAQAARFFDSVEVVELHHPGKADAPSGTARRTAEMVAAARREAGCAPMPDATTQELAGARGADVDGVRVHAVRLAGLVAHQEVLLGGSGESLTIRHDSYDRASFMPGVLLGVRQVASRPGVTVGLEALLDL
- a CDS encoding pitrilysin family protein: MSGLPPAGSTRALPGGTDGGIVRRTVLPGGLRVLTEQMPGVRSASFGIWAGVGSRDESLAEAGCSHFLEHLLFKGTRRRDAMEIAAVMDAVGGEMNAFTAKEYTCYYARVLDTDLPLAIDVVSDLVTSSLIAAADVESERGVILEEIAMHDDDPGDVVHDAFAAALWDDHPLGRPVIGTVESIEALPRDTIAGFYADRYTPDTLVVTAAGGLDHATVVRQVERAFGPLLAGDRQPAPRRRAGDAPPTHSRVLTQVRPTEQAHVVLGTRGLSHDDPRRFALSVLSTTLGGGMSSRLFQEVREKRGLAYSVYTFTSAYSDTGDFGVYAGCAPGKVDEVLELCRAELASVAEKGLTDAEVARAQGQLRGSLVLGLEDSGSRMSRLGKGELVHEELLGVDDLLARIDAVTPDDVLEVARDVLARPMALGVIGPFDSDPSGAAS
- a CDS encoding polyribonucleotide nucleotidyltransferase; this translates as MYGSEFTEAVISNPGGATRTLRFETGRLAKQAAGSVTIYQGDTLVLSAATASKRPKENLDFFPLTIDVEERMYAAGKIPGSFFRREGRPSEDAILTCRLTDRPLRPSFKKGLRNEVQVVSTVLSLDPDHLYDVLAINSAACSVLLSGLPFTGPVGATRVACVNGEWIAFPTHSELKDATFDMVVAGRMLDDGDVAIMMVEAEATPDVFEVINGGGTAPTEAVVAAGLEAAKPAIAAVCKAQLELKAKAPNEPLEFPVFLDYEDDALQAVTDAAEAKLSEIMSIVGKQERESATDALRDETVAALSEKFEGRGGELKAAFRSLNKALVRRRVVKDKVRIDGRGLEDIRQLAAEVEVLPRVHGSALFERGETQIMGVTTLNMARMEQMVDTLNPDNRKRYMHHYNFPPYSTGETGRVGSPKRREIGHGALAERALLPVLPSKADFPYAIRQVSEALSSNGSTSMGSVCASTMSLLNAGVPLKAPVAGIAMGLIYEGGEYATLTDILGAEDAFGDMDFKVAGTPQFVTALQLDTKLDGIPSSVLAAALQQARTARLAILEVMNEAIDEPDEMSPYAPRVLTVKIPVDKIGEVIGPKGKMINTIQADTGADITVEDDGTIYIGATSGSAAEAALAVINMIANPTMPKVGERFLGTVVKTAAFGAFVSLLPGKDGLVHISKLGNGKRVGKVEDVVNVGDKLQVEITEIDQRGKISLTPVDNSDAPAAAEAPADASAE
- the rpsO gene encoding 30S ribosomal protein S15, with amino-acid sequence MALDTATKTAIMAEHATVANDTGSPEVQVALLTKRISDLTEHLKQHKHDHHTRRGLLQLVGRRRRLLKYLEKTDITRYRALIEKLGLRR
- a CDS encoding response regulator, with product MPTILVIDDDPVIRALVTDVLGIEGYDVRTAEDGFAGLRAIEAQRPDCVVLDVMMPGLDGHAVLQRIRAADGGPDLPVVMLTAAADDAQAWQAWTEGVDYFLAKPFDADELLRYLDYLFAGDAAAEVIEHIAV
- a CDS encoding bifunctional riboflavin kinase/FAD synthetase encodes the protein MQRWRGVEQVPGSWGRCVVTIGVFDGVHFGHQRIIAKAVARARELGVPAVVMTFDPHPSEVIRPGTHPAVLTSQRYRADLVEACGADVVLVVPFTAAFAAQSPAEFVHEVLVERLHAKCVVVGRNFRYGHKVAGDIDSLTADGRRFGFTVEAVELEGDGDTTWSSTYVRACVAAGDIASANAALGREHRIEGVVVRGDQRGREIGYPTANLEPAAFAAVPADGIYAGRLVRRDGTVHVAAISIGTNPTFAGTERRVEAYVLDFDGDLYGEHVGLSFTARLRDTVRYDTLQPLLDQMAVDVARTREIVHPSV
- the truB gene encoding tRNA pseudouridine(55) synthase TruB is translated as MTAPDGLLVVDKPSGWTSHDVVGRTRRLAQTRKVGHAGTLDPMATGVLVLGIGRATRLLGHLALSDKDYTATIRLGQTTVTDDAEGDVVEECDATAVTDEAVSAAVAALTGTIEQVPSSVSAVKVDGVRSYARVRSGEDVVLKARTVTVSRFEVLERRGSDLDVAVTVSSGTYVRALARDLGTALGVGGHLTALRRTRVGPFGLDRAQTLEQAAEGLDVVLLDDAVAASFPRRDLDIDEAVALSYGKKLAATGAPGTVGAFDPEGRCVALVEDRDDAARAVVVFRPAGTDDPH